One window of the Candidatus Kinetoplastibacterium desouzaii TCC079E genome contains the following:
- a CDS encoding valine--tRNA ligase, protein MIKSESQKNMQNTFNQNNFPKSFEPSDIENKWYKEWSEKGYFKTQEQPDTQKRESYSIQFPPPNVTGTLHMGHAFNQTIMDCLIRYNRMLGKDIVFIPGTDHAGIATQIVVERQLENKNLSRELIGKEKFIKEVWEWKKKSGNVITDQIKRLGISANWEREYFTMDEGMSIGVIETFITLYNQGLIYRGKRLVNWDPKLLTAVSDLEVEMEEIDGYMWYIQYPIVEDLGDIKNITIATTRPETIFADNALCVHPLDKRYNHLVGKYVYVPLTNRKIPIISDDFVDMEFGTGCVKITSAHDFNDYQCALRNNLPTISIFTKEAHLNSNVPEKYQGLERYEARKIVVEDLKNINLLLKIENHKTTQPKGDRSGVVLEPMLTDQWFLATTKIAPNNSINPGKSISEVALEVVENNQIKFYPEHWKNTYKQWLINIQDWCISRQLWWGHQIPAWYSDTGEIFVAHNEEEAYKNAKLSGYEGFLRRDDDVLDTWFSSALIPFTTMGWPENTSDLQKYLPSSVIITGFDIIFFWIARMVMLTKHITGKIPFRNIYIHGLIRDSEGKKMSKSKGNTLDPIDLIDGITLENLIKKRTFGLINPKQANTIEKNTKKEFPNGIKGFGTDALRFTMASYATLGRDINFDIKRCEGYRNFCNKIWNATRFVLLNIEDIDINLSIDTVENQNLSFADKWIISSLQNVIIDVNNAYDEYRFDNIANLIYKFIWDEFCDWYLEIAKVQMQNTFTKDEQNATKITLLNVLGNILKLLHPIMPYITEELWQKVSVYFRDDSQENLSSIVMQSYPKADKSKIDVNIEKEFLELKSQIDAVRALRGAMNLSPAEKVPLLAKGNIEKLKRNSPYIIHFAKLSTIEIVEKLPLIESPVQIIGDTYLMLNIKVDLNKELLRLEKEHAKILNEITKSNIKLNNKEFKQNAPKEIVAKEINRLEIFQLNINNINEQIEKLRKMII, encoded by the coding sequence ATGATCAAGTCAGAATCACAAAAAAACATGCAGAATACATTTAATCAGAATAATTTCCCAAAAAGTTTTGAACCATCAGATATAGAAAACAAATGGTATAAAGAGTGGAGTGAAAAAGGGTATTTTAAAACTCAAGAACAACCAGACACACAAAAAAGAGAAAGCTACTCGATACAATTCCCTCCTCCAAATGTAACTGGAACACTACACATGGGTCATGCTTTCAACCAAACTATAATGGATTGTTTGATTAGATACAATAGAATGCTAGGAAAAGATATAGTATTTATTCCAGGAACAGATCATGCTGGTATAGCAACTCAAATAGTTGTCGAGAGACAGCTAGAAAACAAAAATTTATCTCGAGAGCTAATAGGAAAAGAAAAGTTCATAAAAGAAGTATGGGAATGGAAAAAGAAATCAGGAAATGTAATTACTGATCAAATAAAACGTCTCGGTATTTCTGCAAATTGGGAACGTGAATATTTTACTATGGATGAAGGTATGTCTATAGGAGTAATAGAAACTTTTATAACTCTTTATAATCAAGGATTAATTTATAGAGGGAAAAGACTTGTTAATTGGGACCCCAAACTTCTTACAGCTGTATCAGATTTAGAAGTTGAAATGGAAGAAATAGATGGTTATATGTGGTATATTCAATACCCTATTGTAGAAGACTTAGGTGATATAAAAAATATTACAATAGCCACCACACGTCCAGAAACAATATTTGCTGATAACGCACTATGCGTTCATCCACTTGATAAAAGATATAATCACTTAGTTGGAAAATATGTTTATGTACCTTTAACTAACAGAAAAATACCTATTATATCAGATGATTTTGTAGATATGGAGTTTGGAACGGGATGTGTAAAAATAACATCTGCTCACGATTTTAATGATTATCAATGCGCTTTAAGAAATAATTTGCCAACAATTTCTATATTTACTAAAGAGGCTCATCTAAATAGTAATGTTCCAGAAAAATATCAAGGACTAGAAAGGTATGAAGCACGTAAAATTGTTGTAGAAGATCTTAAAAATATAAATCTTTTACTAAAAATAGAAAATCACAAAACAACACAGCCTAAAGGCGATAGAAGCGGAGTGGTATTAGAACCCATGCTAACAGATCAATGGTTTCTAGCCACAACAAAAATAGCACCTAATAATAGTATTAATCCTGGAAAAAGTATTTCAGAAGTAGCTTTGGAAGTAGTAGAAAATAATCAAATAAAATTTTATCCAGAACATTGGAAAAATACTTATAAACAATGGCTTATAAACATACAAGATTGGTGTATATCTAGACAATTATGGTGGGGTCATCAAATACCTGCATGGTATTCTGACACTGGAGAAATATTTGTAGCTCATAATGAAGAAGAAGCTTATAAAAATGCTAAATTATCTGGATATGAAGGTTTCTTAAGAAGAGACGATGATGTTTTAGATACATGGTTTTCTTCAGCATTAATACCTTTTACTACCATGGGATGGCCTGAGAATACATCAGACTTACAAAAATATCTACCATCTAGTGTAATAATTACAGGATTTGACATAATTTTCTTTTGGATAGCTAGAATGGTAATGCTTACTAAGCATATAACAGGTAAAATCCCTTTCAGAAATATTTATATACACGGATTAATAAGAGATTCTGAAGGTAAAAAAATGAGTAAATCCAAAGGAAACACTTTGGATCCTATAGATTTAATAGATGGCATAACTTTAGAAAATTTGATAAAAAAAAGAACATTTGGATTAATAAATCCTAAACAAGCTAATACTATAGAAAAAAATACAAAAAAAGAATTTCCTAATGGCATAAAAGGATTTGGTACTGATGCACTTAGATTTACTATGGCATCTTATGCCACCTTGGGTAGAGATATAAATTTTGATATCAAACGTTGCGAAGGATATAGAAACTTTTGCAATAAAATTTGGAATGCAACAAGATTTGTATTGTTAAATATTGAAGATATAGATATTAATTTATCTATTGATACAGTTGAAAATCAAAATCTGTCATTTGCTGATAAATGGATAATTTCTAGTTTGCAAAATGTAATTATAGATGTTAATAATGCCTACGATGAATATCGTTTTGATAATATTGCTAATCTAATATATAAATTTATATGGGATGAGTTTTGTGATTGGTATTTAGAAATAGCAAAAGTTCAAATGCAAAATACATTTACAAAAGATGAACAAAATGCCACAAAAATAACACTATTAAATGTTTTAGGAAATATCTTAAAATTATTACATCCAATAATGCCTTATATTACAGAAGAATTGTGGCAAAAGGTATCTGTGTATTTTAGAGATGATAGTCAAGAAAATTTAAGTAGTATTGTAATGCAATCATATCCAAAAGCAGATAAATCTAAAATAGATGTAAATATAGAAAAAGAATTCTTAGAGTTGAAATCTCAAATTGATGCTGTCAGAGCTCTTAGAGGTGCTATGAATTTATCACCGGCAGAAAAAGTTCCTCTTTTAGCTAAAGGCAATATAGAAAAACTAAAACGTAATTCTCCATATATCATACATTTTGCAAAATTAAGTACTATTGAAATAGTAGAAAAGCTTCCATTAATTGAATCTCCTGTGCAAATAATAGGTGATACTTACCTGATGTTAAATATAAAAGTTGATTTAAATAAAGAATTATTAAGACTAGAGAAAGAACATGCAAAAATATTAAATGAAATAACAAAAAGTAATATAAAGCTTAATAATAAAGAATTTAAACAAAATGCTCCAAAAGAAATAGTTGCAAAAGAAATAAATAGATTAGAGATTTTTCAATTAAATATTAATAATATTAATGAACAAATTGAAAAATTAAGAAAAATGATAATTTAA
- the trmD gene encoding tRNA (guanosine(37)-N1)-methyltransferase TrmD, which translates to MRLDIITLFPEFFDSANNIGVVGRSYKNKIWDLYTWNPRNFTSDKRKNIDDRPYGGGPGMLMKVEPLENTVNHIHEERKLSNLSKAPVILLTPVGKLFTQNLAVKLAKSDGFILVCGRYEGVDKRFIDRCVTLEMSIGDFIISGGEIAALAVIDSIVRLLPGTLNNNKSATNESFSDEFSGLLEPYSYTRPENYCGDTVPKVLLSGNHANIDKWKREQSLEITCKRRPDLIKQAIKDGCLSQDDEHLISSIIPDAH; encoded by the coding sequence ATGCGTTTAGATATAATAACATTATTTCCTGAGTTTTTTGATTCTGCTAATAATATTGGTGTGGTCGGTAGATCTTATAAGAATAAAATATGGGATTTATATACTTGGAATCCTAGAAATTTTACTTCAGACAAAAGAAAAAATATAGATGATAGGCCTTATGGTGGTGGCCCAGGTATGCTTATGAAGGTTGAGCCTCTTGAGAATACAGTAAATCATATCCATGAAGAACGTAAGTTAAGTAATTTATCTAAAGCACCAGTCATATTACTAACCCCAGTAGGGAAATTATTTACACAGAATTTGGCTGTAAAACTAGCTAAATCAGATGGGTTTATTTTAGTTTGTGGTCGCTATGAAGGAGTAGATAAAAGGTTTATTGATCGGTGTGTAACGTTAGAAATGTCGATAGGTGATTTTATAATTTCAGGAGGAGAAATAGCAGCATTAGCAGTAATAGATTCTATTGTTAGACTTTTACCTGGTACTCTTAATAATAATAAATCGGCTACAAATGAATCTTTTAGTGATGAGTTCTCTGGTTTATTAGAGCCATATAGTTATACTCGTCCAGAGAATTATTGTGGTGATACTGTTCCAAAAGTGTTGTTAAGTGGTAATCATGCTAATATAGATAAATGGAAGAGAGAACAATCATTAGAAATAACGTGCAAACGTAGACCAGACTTAATTAAACAGGCTATCAAAGATGGGTGTTTGTCTCAAGACGATGAGCATCTAATATCTTCTATAATACCAGATGCTCATTAA